One segment of Trypanosoma brucei brucei TREU927 chromosome 8, complete sequence DNA contains the following:
- a CDS encoding aminopeptidase, putative yields MHRWRPTHCTLQLNFLRPSECGEGQPQVLRAGDAYSGTSTIRYLRCDSKKDEGSTSPAVGSPTRNEPNVAIPRKEDGLHFHAITNIPHSLPKALPLTLQSMKVQMASQRSGAASLKVLKVVDESNSISDGNKNNSGTGPTGASRSDKHVKNCEARKREKQFLKKKQRCKNSDEHNSMGGDGSCEQQADDPGSKYVYFEGGADMPAGSTVLLSIAFTGRVQAWDQGGIYAGEQREGGAGSRVLLTHFEVALARLAFPCPDDPQEYRIVWQLQLLQLPAEYNMVVSNTTEITKKAVGSRGMQYSFAPIGPLPAYVIAFAAFAGAVEVLEEDLQLRGLPAVEYIEQTTNGKSLSGHDGKGNHAMRTVTMRVVTHATSGVAPPVLAQVAHTARDAIRLLEDFFDSPIPLQQLPFCSSHSSNDHWGSDYYCCEWQQYGGGETLTIVVAPTMPYISGMEHHGCIFLNESIYSLTQSVGGTGARGASRSNAPGSETVVEVERVELIVHELVHHWVGNALGMPFVLKEGVCQLMEQCLGDVIMGRPMRKVRPAATGANTTASNINTDSAKTRADDANLVIVDAEKGKEFTFHSYQKALNTLRNVVSVMGFNVFKERMQRMYASEVLEDARSKTSSLPPYVSATKFMAYMNPQDAALYCT; encoded by the coding sequence ATGCACCGTTGGCGTCCAACGCATTGCACGCTTCAGCTCAACTTCCTGCGCCCTAGTGAATGTGGCGAGGGCCAACCTCAGGTTCTGCGAGCGGGAGATGCCTACAGTGGGACGTCCACCATCCGTTATTTGCGCTGCGACTCTAAGAAAGACGAAGGCAGCACCTCACCAGCGGTGGGTTCGCCCACCCGTAACGAGCCGAACGTTGCAATCCCACGCAAAGAGGACGGGCTGCACTTCCACGCCATAACAAACATCCCGCATAGCCTCCCGAAGGCCTTGCCCCTCACGCTGCAATCCATGAAGGTGCAGATGGCATCGCAACGCAGCGGAGCCGCGTCTCTAAAAGTGTTGAAGGTTGTGGACGAAAGCAACAGCATCAGTGAtggtaataaaaataatagtggAACCGGCCCAACTGGGGCGAGTAGGAGCGATAAGCACGTAAAGAACTGCGAGGCACGGAAGCGTGAAAAGCAGTTCctgaagaaaaagcagcgttgcaaaaacagtgatgAGCACAACAGCATGGGAGGAGATGGAAGTTGTGAACAGCAGGCCGACGACCCAGGATCGAAATATGTCTATTTCGAAGGAGGAGCGGACATGCCGGCAGGTTCGACAGTCCTCTTGTCCATAGCATTCACCGGAAGGGTGCAGGCATGGGACCAAGGTGGCATTTACGCCGGGGAgcagagggagggaggggcaGGTTCACGAGTTCTACTCACACATTTTGAGGTTGCCTTGGCTCGCTTGGCTTTTCCATGTCCTGATGATCCACAAGAGTACCGTATCGTATGGCAATTGCAATTACTGCAATTACCGGCGGAGTACAACATGGTGGTGAGCAACACAACTGAGATTACAAAGAAGGCTGTGGGAAGCAGAGGCATGCAGTACTCGTTCGCTCCCATTGGACCACTGCCCGCCTATGTGATTGCCTTCGCTGCCTTCGCAGGAGCAGTTGAGGTGCTAGAAGAAGACTTGCAGCTGCGCGGACTCCCGGCCGTCGAGTACATCGAGCAAACTACTAATGGTAAGAGTCTTTCTGGCCACGATGGTAAGGGCAACCACGCGATGAGGACAGTAACGATGCGGGTTGTCACTCATGCGACGAGCGGGGTGGCTCCACCTGTACTCGCGCAAGTGGCCCACACGGCACGTGATGCCATCCGGCTACTGGAAGACTTTTTCGACTCACCGATACCTCTCCAACAGCTGCCGTTCTGTTCCTCACATTCTTCAAACGACCACTGGGGTAGCGATTATTACTGTTGTGAGTGGCAGCAGTATGGAGGGGGTGAAACACTAACTATTGTCGTCGCACCAACAATGCCGTACATCTCGGGCATGGAGCATCATGGTTGTATCTTTCTTAATGAATCCATCTACAGTCTTACGCAGTCCGTCGGAGGCACAGGTGCCAGAGGAGCATCAAGGTCTAACGCACCGGGTTCCGAGACCGTCGTCGAGGTGGAACGTGTGGAGCTTATCGTGCACGAGCTTGTGCATCATTGGGTGGGGAATGCCCTCGGAATGCCCTTTGTACTCAAAGAGGGCGTCTGTCAGTTAATGGAGCAGTGTCTTGGCGATGTGATTATGGGAAGGCCCATGAGAAAAGTGAGGCCTGCTGCGACGGGTGCCAACACGACAGCGTCTAACATCAACACGGACTCGGCAAAAACGCGGGCGGATGACGCGAATTTGGTAATTGTGGAtgcggaaaagggaaaggagttCACATTCCACTCCTATCAAAAGGCGCTAAACACACTGAGGAATGTGGTGAGCGTTATGGGGTTTAACGTATTCAAGGAGCGGATGCAACGGATGTACGCGTCGGAAGTGCTCGAGGACGCAAGAAGTAAAACCTCGTCGCTTCCACCGTATGTATCAGCAACAAAATTCATGGCCTACATGAATCCGCAAGATGCTGCGCTGTACTGTACGTGA